The Neoarius graeffei isolate fNeoGra1 chromosome 1, fNeoGra1.pri, whole genome shotgun sequence region GTGTTGGAATATGTCCATAGAAATATGGGACCATGCTGTCACAGGAAAATAACCAGCAGTGGCAGGGATCAGGTTAACGCAGAAATCGTGCATTTTTACGCACAAAAAATGCGCGTTCGGAATTTGAATGCGTCCCGGGACGCAGGGCTCCTACTTGAAGAAATTTTCCCCGATTGCCTAATCTGTTAGATTATGTTGtttaacaaacaaagcaaaagtgAACAGAATGAAAAGGTCACAACGTCATGGTCGTTTTCAGGTGACATCATCATAACTGCGGATCTGTTTACGTGGCCATGTTGCTTGGtgagctttgtgtttgccagcgaccggcacaagtgtacgcgagtgattgtaagcccaattcagtgcatctacagataaacttgtagaagtttcatctaaaagaacaatgccagagcgtttctggatgtaataacagacgtggagataagcctggtttaaattTTCACTGCTTCCCGACGAACCCAGAaaaagctgcagttaaacaggaagactggatgataaaaccattcccgtgtgtgtggagaacattttatataaggttagtgtgaaagctctgtgcagcaTTCAAATGTATATCTGAATGTGGGTTTTGGACACGATATgtgttattagacctaatgcttggctcaacTAGCAGCATGTGTGttgtgtactgataatgtagacgagTCTAAACACTATAAAATATGCAAGCTCAAGGCTCTTGCTTGTTtgttactattagaagtccacatttgagcttacgtttatcataataaggtatttttctttatcaggaatttcccataacattccggtgcgaaacctgcctcgaaatattggtaggcTTCTGTATTTCtgtaagcctttagcatctccggtgtatttagaagtcccaaatactaaatagttcaggatgttgtagtgtcccaaatccggtaactGGTTTGCCGAatgcttttcaagtggaataaaaacatttgtgggtaaaaattaagaaaaagcagcctttatttttgtcacattcctcctctgcatttaacccatctgaagtagtgagcttgtgcgcacgcacacaaagagagagagagcgagcgcagtgtgcagaataaattaaaaaatatctttgttggtaaattgtatagatctgtgatgcctgcatgtttcagcttttgaatgtattctgatctgctggtataaaattaatttttaattatttCAGAGAGACtgtactgactgcagttgtctcgattttcattattgaCTGTTAAGACTGTTTCTTTGTTTTATGCAGCAATATGGCGGATGCTGCATAatgaacaaaaatctgtgatgtcagtgaaagtcctctatagtCTATTCTAGGTTAACCTCTCACAAAGAATGACCGAAAAACCTTTaacgtgcatatcacaggtaaattcaggagcaagatcaatgtaattgtcctattttatattaaactttggtcaaatatctgtcacattctgcattctctgcaattttttgaccttgcgcaataccagaaaaattcagttgaaatcaagccatttgaggcgaattggtccgcctctgaaaaaacttggcatttggatttcccgggaaacattgattttcgtgacgtcgcgtgcgggacacctccctctgaatcctacgtcagcgctggtttgtttatgaggaaacgacctggtggttttctgcaaatttcttcaacgttatcgcgtaattattaaaatggttaacagatgtatcggaggagggtgtagcaacaccaatcttgatgggattagtacttatcgtttcccaaaagaccggacaatgagagagaaatgggagcgcttggtctacacaggctgtgcactgaaaccgtgcaaagctcgcgcagcctgctggcgcttccgcaggtgacgtcacgaatctggctcccttgggatttttcgagacgcgttttgttatgttatttttttctgctgtagacagatggccttgtgcaaaattacccttctggatgagtgtgtaaagggacatgctttcatataaaaaaatgaaattggtctagAATATGCAGTTTAACTCCGTGGATTATCAGTGAAAGACTCGGCAAGATTGTGGCTGCACACTGCGACTGTAtcgcaaaataaataaattttatatacatCATATAATTTCTCTGACTGATATATAAAATATTTGGGACCCACAAAAAGTGCCAGGGACCCCAATTTGGCCAGTCACGTGGGTCCCTGGACCCAGAATGAAAAATCTTAGCGCCATCCCTGAATGGcgtggtgtgatgcagcctgacACAGTGTGGATTATTTTCTTATGACAACTCGTTCCTGCAGGGTTTTATCCTTTTATACAACAGCAACCTGGCAAAAAGAGCAGTTTGTATTCATCTATAGTTGCATGTGATGATGTGGAGCATCGACACAGTAAGTTTGTTCCTGTTCTAACAGACATAAGAATATTTGTTTGTTCATCtgcttgtccttttttttttcctttgaatattACTGAACTTTGCCTAACAGTTGAGCACTACTGTCTGAGCTGTCCTGTTTTAGAAAATTAATCACAACCTTCTGAGCAATCTGAATGAAGAACTCAACAGCGCTGGGGTATATTGCTGCTGCTGTATAATGGCTCTGCGTATGATTTTCTGCAGATAGGAGACCTTAATGAGTCAAAATCATTCCTGTTGGACGTCTCATGGCCAGAGACGTATCCTGAAACTGAGCCTCATATATCCTTAGATGCCTTTTTCAACAACAGAATGTAAGTCAGCACATCGAATATGATATGCAATAAATGTCGCATTAATATTTTGCTCTACTGATATTTCATAATGTGAAACTCACACCCTTTATATGGGCACTTTACAAAAACACAATGGAATTgtaaccagggctcgaaattcgcagtggtccggtcgcccgaggcgacttaatttgtcatttggtgggtaattcctgtcactagccagcccagctggctagttgaaaataaaaaatatatataaagcgAAGATTCaggcacaccgtcaactaaagccgccacatattaagcatgtgtcgtgtctgtgttaattgatgtgtttatcggcaggacgaaaaataccgaagaattccgaatcatatagtgtacgagtcaggctgtcgtttttttcactactgtgcatgcgtataacgcatctcgttgaatatcgcggtaatcacgtgtagtattggaccaggtgggtggagcacagaagcacggcaggccagaactgagttctcaatgaactatttattgctagcttttcagccttttatcacttcccagccagttggggggagagagctccctttctctgctctcctctccttttaaagggcgcggtcactggggaagacacacaaacacaggttaatccccatcaggtgcaatgattccaccacttaccttccctgactccgccctccattcacagaccgacgcttggccacgcccccactgccacatcacgttatcaaattcaatagatgtggccacattatcgcccatttaaacacgcgtTTTTGTTCTTGTttgcatctacatctgccaaagctacgttgcgatgtggaattttctgaaaggtgtacagaaaccgccagagacggggacaaagcgacctcggtctgaagagaagaaacgacaaaggacttataagcaaacgtgggagcagggtaggccttggctgcgatacgatttttatggaataattaatttttttcaagttgattcctagtcagtatgaagctcctaatgctttctctctcataaatggttaaatacagaaagcatgatgGACATatttcatacaccaagttgccaagttttccaatatattattatttgttgatattatattatggtgctcagtgttctcatttatgtatttaacaacagtatcaaaatactcaggtcttgaaataaatgcacattagtcatgaacaatggtaactactctcttttgtgttatttttgacagaagtaaaattcatacatgaacaaattttggcgagttgattttctatttggcgagttactttggaaggtaactagtccggctggctggtggaaaaaaaaaaaaaagaatttcgaccCCTGGTAACTCTGTTCAGTTCTCACGAAGCCCAAAGGCGTAATGCAAATCATGTGAACCTTTTTTAAACCGAGGCTGTGCAGGCAGCAAGGAAGCTGTTCACGCCGCAGTCTCAGCCTGTTCGTTGTACGCCTGCTCTTTTTTTAACTTTAGCTCTCCAGAGACCAAGCAGTTAATAATCAGCAAGATGCACGAGCAGGTGGAGGCGAACCTGGGCAGTGCCATGATGTACACTCTGTTCGAGTGGGCCAAAGAAAACCAGGAGATGCTGATGGAGAATCACCAGCCCGTCATGTCTGCTGTGGTCAGTGCAACAGTACAGCTGCTGTCAAACCACAGCATTGAGAATTTATGTGGCTTAACGTGCAGAACCAAAATCAATGTCCTGAACCATTTCATTTAGACCCTGGCTTCTAACAGCGATGTCAACAGTCCAGTCTCCGTCagtaagaaaaaggagaaaaaagaaCAACTCACGAAGGCACAGAAAAGGAAAATGATCGGAAGAACTGGTAAGCcttcgtacagtggtgcttgaaagtttgtcagCCGTTTACAAtgatctatatttctgcataaataggacctgaaacatcagatttccacacaagtcgtaaaagcagataaagagaactcaattAAACGaaccagacaaaaatattattacatcacattacaggcatttagcagacgctcttatacagggcgacatacaacatacccagagcagcctggggagcatgtgggggttaggtgccttgctcaagggaacttcagccattcctgctggtccagggaatcaaaccggagaccttttggtcccaaagctgcttctataaacattaggccatggcgcttgtacttggtcatttatgtattgagacaAATCATCCAGTATTAtagactgtgagtggcaaaagtatttgatccTTTGCTTTTGGTGTCTGGTGTAACCCCTCCTTGTTTGGCTAACTATACATCAGCTTGGAGGAACTTCAGCACACACTGAGCAGCTTCAGCTCTCAGATGTTGTTGGGTTTCTTCCTCGgagctgctcacttcaggtccgtccacaacattttctacttgattaaggtcaggactttgtcttggccattccaaaacattaactttattcttctttaaccattctttgatagaacagttctgtgcttagggtcgttgtcgtgctgcatcaaccactttctcttgagattcagttcacagacagatgCCCTAACGttttcctttcgaattttctggtataattcagaattcattgttccatcaaagatGGCAAGCCTAGctgaagcaaaacaggcccaaacgatCATACTACATGGTTatcccatgtttcacagatgggataaggttcgtaTGTTGGaacgcagtggtttcctttctccaagcataacaattctcatttaaaccaaaaagttctattttggtctcatccgtccacaaaacatttttacaaaagccttctggcttgtccatgtaatctttaacaaactgtagaCGGGCGCCAgtcttgtttttggagagcattggctttcttcttgtaaccctgtcatgcacaccactgttgttcaatgttctcctgatagtggactcatttgagagaggccttcagttgcttagaagttaccctggggtcctttgtgaccttgccgactattacacgccttgctcttggagtgatctttgttggtcaaccactcctggggagggtaataatggtcttgaatttcctccatttgtacacaatctgtctgactgtggattgatggagtccaaactctttaaagatggttttgtaaccttttccagcctgatgagcatcaacaacgctttttctgaggtcctcggaaatctcctttgttcgtgccatgatacacttccacaaacatgttataAACATGTTATAAACACTTTGGCTGATCTGAATATGCATAGTTCCATACTGTTAGTCCACAAAATAGAGTATGTAGGGTGTCTGAATACTCAGTAGGCATTAAATAGTAGTTGAACGGAACCCTAATGATGTACTACGTCTGTAGTATGCAAACGTATAACACAACGCTACACTACTCTATCCCATAATTCAGATTAGCCTCCGAATAaccgaagaagaagaattaccccAGGGGAAAATAGAACCACGATGGCTGTCTGAAGCAAAACTGGTTGTTGCAATGTTCAAATGGTGTCTCTGGTAAAATGGCAGTGCAGTATGTCCGAATTGTGTCCTTAGTACTTACTCACATACTCCTAGAAAGTACTACCTTAACAGTCAGGTAGTAGGTGCTTAACAGATGTTGACAGACATCTtggtactgtgcaaaaatcttaggcacatgtaaagaacaaaaatggcttaaaaataatgaaatgtttcaacacttgaaaaaaaatacgATAAACGTTAagaagtaagccataataaatgaaacaaaaacaaTATTTGGTGTCCGAcgaccctttggtttaaaaaataaaatttttttttaaaaatctcgggtacagtgagtgcagttttataaggaaatgagctgtaggttttactgagcatcttgcagaaccagccacagttcttctggaccctttgtcacacttgcgtcttaattttgcaccaaaacccagtagccttcattatgttttctttttcaatctgaaaagtgctctcttattatcccccgctggccgaaaggcccaaagggggattatgtcgtggcaatttccgtccgtcccgggaaggatgctcaccttctgaaatcaactcctctcacaatttctggaggaatttcacgaaacgtgacaggattctttgttatatgtcggtaatatgcatattgcaatttcgttcaattgagtcacattttaccagagttacagcccttgattaacaaaattatgacaattcatgagtgtgttttccttctgacatcaactcctctcacaatttttggatgaatttctcgaagcttgtcaaaaggccttgttatatgacgataatacgcatattgtgatttaatttcgcttgtgaacattttaccagagttctgacccttgattaaataacttgtactttgacaatttcatgagggtgtacgttcttctgaaatcaactcctctcacaacttgtagaggaatttcaccaaacttggcaaaaggctttgctatATGACAGTTACGTGcacattgaaattttgtttaatttgggcaaattttactagagttatggccgtgattattaacaaacttgtactttggcaatttcatcaaggtgtgcttgctttctgaaatcaacttccctcacaatttttatcccccgctggccgaaaggcccgaagggggattatgtcgtggtgatatccgtctgtccatccgtcctgggaagtgtactcaccttctgaaatcaactcctctcacaatttttagaggaatttcatgaaacttgacagaattctttgttatatgtcggtaatacacatattacaatttcattcaattcagccgcattttaccagagttatggcagagttgccagcgggggatattgtgctctcagagcgctcttgtGTAACATGCTGCTTGGAtacaaacttctttttttttttttcctgtaacatttaattttgtgctgaaaaatgaatgtttggaactcgaaaatatttttgtactgactcgataatgtagacgtcatgaaacaaaatctataacaaagcttgtatgaaaaatagggggcctaagacttgcACAGTCCTGTATATTGAGTATTCATACACACTCTTGATGTGAAAcatggcgcccactcacacctgattgccactccactgactgaaaacacgtgactctaatttcaccttcaaattaactgctaatcgtagaggttcacatacttttgccactcacagatatgtaatattggatcattttcctcaataaataaatgaccaagtataatatttttgtctcatttgtttaactgggttctctttatctacttttcggacttgtgtgaaaatctgacgatgttttaggatatatctatgcagaaatatagaaaattctaaaggagtcacaaacttttaagcaccactgtacttctcaATTCACAAAGACATTTTACACATTATTTACGTCTTGCATTACCATCCTGTGGAACGTGTGTAATCCGTATGTAATAATTTGATTTCATATTTTATTGAACAGATAAAGGTGAACTGCCCCGAGGCTGGAACTGGGTGGACGTTATCAAGGTACTTGATCACCATCAACtacagcggcagctacaattttcgacaccttaacaatcttttggccgttgcaaaagtagagaagactttcaatacgtaaattgtgcatgaatactcactcaaacttccactggggaaaaatgagttgattctcgattacttggtgtatcagatcatgtgacactgttccacaattactgacacctttgtccagttatcgacacccagatgattatttattttaaaaaaatggatgTGTGGTatcaagttaacaaaacagtttttatttaaaatttgctttacatagacttatatttagtacaaaatatattttatataaatatatcgatctcGGTgcgtacgtaaatgaggaagtcatTCTAATGTTTGTGAAATGATAATGAAATGATaacgtttaacctgtcagaaaatctttctgttccactttctaagtgtttttgtagatcacactttgttaatcattcgttgttgtgcatattaatttctagttttgtagtttagcaATAAATGTCAGCAggtaattgacattgtaaccgcatgcaaacccaggtcaaaggtcgcatgtcattcctcaaaccaaaatataaaatgtctgctggtattgtaatatgtggtagatatttacaacaaactgcaaaaaaatattttctgaatggaatagaaaaatctgaatatttcagcgTGTAATTTTTTAcatgtaggaatttaattctatttattgcaataggattccaaatactctataaacattccattctgttatgaatcagaaaaaaattattataaatcgcagcacttttatttatttatttttttaaagtacttcttcagtgttacacaaagatcaatatACAGCGCctcgaaaaagtattcataccccttgaactttttcacatttttccaccttacaaccacgaacttaaaagttttttactgagattttatgtgatagaccaacacagagtagcacataatttgccccttttccaccaaagcagttccagggctggttcggggccagtgcttagtttggaaccgggttttctgtttccactgacaaagaactggctctggggccagaaaaaccggttccaggctagcaccaactctctgctgggccagaggaaagaaccgcttacgtcagcgggggggcggagttgttaagaccaacaacaatagcaagaccgccaaaGCTGACATAACACTggctaacgttagctcataacaaaggctaacataaccatctcacattcagtgtaagtaagagtcaaaacgttattaggttattacctgtctcctagaatgtaatcgccgtccactcaaaacctgtcgatcaacacaaacatattggatctgccgttttctgatcccaatgaagcaccgtaaagccagaagcagcagctgtacaaacgcgaagtcatccattattgttgttgttgctgctgcttcttctccgtgttgttgttgcttcgatgttggcgccaaggtttatgcaaacgcagcgatgtaactgacgtatacagtgacgtaatgacgtggctccccttagcaccccaagctatggtaaagcaaactggttctcagctggctcgcaagttgaaccagcaccagcactggccccaaaccagccctggaactgatttggtggaaaaggggtaattgtgaagtgaaacgaaaatgataaatggtcttcaaaattttaaacaaataaatatctgaaaaatgtggtgtgcattagtattcagccccctgtactctgatacctctaaatacaatccagtgcaatcaattgccttcagaagtcatctaattagttaatagagtcctactgtgtgtaatttactctcagcataaatacacttgttctgtgaaggcctcagtggtttgttagagaacactgaagaacaaacagtatcatgaagaccaaagaactcaccagacaggtcagggataaagttctggagaagtttaaagcagggttaggttataaaaaaatatcccaagctctgaacatctgaagaagcactgttcaatccatcattcaaaaatggaaaaagtatggcacaactgcaaacctaccaagacatggccgtccacctaaactgacagagcgagcaaggagagcactggtcagagaagcagccaagagccccatgatcactctggaggagctgcagaaatccacagctcaggtgggagaatctgtgcacaggacaactataagtcgtacactccacaaatctggcctttttggaagagtggcaagaagcaacccattgttgaaag contains the following coding sequences:
- the rwdd gene encoding RWD domain-containing protein 4, which produces MTANEEQEMELEALRSIYEGDDCFKELSPVSFQFRIGDLNESKSFLLDVSWPETYPETEPHISLDAFFNNRISPETKQLIISKMHEQVEANLGSAMMYTLFEWAKENQEMLMENHQPVMSAVTLASNSDVNSPVSVSKKKEKKEQLTKAQKRKMIGRTDKGELPRGWNWVDVIKHVSMF